The genomic window GCCGTGATCGACGAGGCGGCGCTGCGCCGTCCGGTCGGCGGCCCCAAGGTGATGCGCGGTCAGCTGCAGTACCTGATCGACGTCGCCGAGCAGCCCAACGTGGTGATCCAGGTGATGCCGTTCCGGTTCGGCGCGCACGCCGGCGAGAGCGGCGCCTTCAGCATCCTGCGCTTTCCTGAACAGGACCTGGCCGACGTGGTCTACCTGGAGCAACTGACCAGCGCGCTCTACCTGGACAAGCGCGACGACGTCGACGCCTACGTGCAGGTGATGGAGCGGCTGTGCGTGGACAGTCTCACCCCCGAGAAGACGGTCGAGCTGCTCGCCTCGATCCTCGCCGAGAACTAGTGCCGCGTCAGGCAACCTTCGCCCCGTCGCGACGGGCAAAGGCTGCCTGACGCGGCACTAGGGTCCGTCTGACAAGCCCCGGGGCCTGTCCGGCCGCTCCTGCCGGGCGCTACTCCGAGGCCTCGTGCGGCTGCCAGTGCGGCTGCGCGGGTGCCTGCGGCTGCGGCGGGCAGCCCAGCTCCCAGGCCAGCGAGTAGCGGGCGAACAGGGCGGCCCGGATCGGCGGCAGCGGGGTCTGCGCCCCGGGCAGCAGGACGCCGATGCAGCCGCCCATCAACGCGCTGCGCAGGACGGCGTGTTCGGCGATCGGATCGCCCGCCCCCCAGTCCGCCAGCACCTCGCGCAGGATGGTGCCCAGCTGCTGCTGCTCGGGGTCCTGCACGAAGCCGCCGATGTCCGGGTCGAGGATCAGCGCCAGGTGCGAGCGCATCACCCGCGGGTGGTTCAGGGCGAGGTGGAGCACCGCGTCGATCGCCGTGGCCAGCCGGTGCTGCGGTGAGGCGCCGGACGGCAGTGCCTCCAGCGCGGCGGCCAGCTCCAGGTGCATCAGGCGGTGGGTGGCCGACTGCATCAGGAGTCGTTTGCCGTCGAAGTAGTACGACACCAGGCCGCGGGCGAGCCCGGCCCGCTCGGCGATGTCGGCCAGCGTGGTGGCGGCGTATCCGTGCTGGTCGACCAGTTCCACGGTGGCTCGCATCAGCCGTCGCCGGGAGCGCAGCCGCATCTCCTCGTTGACCGATTCCCCGCGAGGTGCCATCGTGTCAGCTCCGTACTTTGGTTGGCTCTCGGTCAATATACGTGGCCAGGAGCGGCCCAGGCATACGTCCGAGGCGAAGGCGGACGTCGGCCGGGGTACGGAAACCCAGGTGCGGGTCTCACCAGAACGGGGGACTGGTGAGACCGGCACCACCGCGCGGCGAGGGCTCGGCGCGCGGTGGCTGGTCAGCAGGCTGCCGACCGGTGGAGACCGGTCGGCAGCCGCCGCATGTCCAGGTCTTGGTGATCAGACCTTCTCGGTCAGCGTCCGGCCAGCGCCCGCCTCGGCGTTGACCCGACCGTAATCGTAGTCCGGCACGGCGGGCGGGGTGACGGTGCGTCGGCGGTCCAGCACCGCGCCGCTCGCGGTGACCACCAGGCTGATCAGTGCGACCCCGGTGACCAGCAGCAATCCCGGTCGGTAGCCGTCCAGTTGGGCCTGCGGGCTGGTCCCGCCGTGGCTGCCCGCGGTGATCACCGCGGTGGTGACGGCCAGCACCAGCGCGTTGCCGATCTGCATGGCGGTGTTGACCAGGCCGGAGGCCAGCCCCTGCTCCTCGTCGGCCACGCCGTTGGTGGCGGCGATGTTGGCGGAGGGGTAGAAGAGCGCGAAGCCGATGCCCAGCAGCACCATGGTCGGCAGCACCAGGGCGGCGAAGGTGCTGTGGGTGTCCAGCCGCAGGAAGAGCGCGTAGCCGATCACCATCGCCAGGCTGCCGAGCGGCAGCAGCCGGCCGGTGCCGTAGCGGTCCACGATGGCGCCCATCCTGGTGGAGGAGAGGGCGACCAGCGCGCCGGCCGGCAGCAGTGCGAAGCCCATCTCCAGAGCCGACCAGCCGAGCAGTCGCTGCAGGTAGAGCGCCACGATGAACTGGAAGCCCGCGTAGGAGCCCATCAGCACGAAGGCCGCCACATTGGCCCGTGCGACGTTGCCGTTGCGGAAGATCCCGAGCCGTACCAGCGGGTGCGCGGCGCGCTGCTCGATCAGCAGGAAGGCCGCGCCGAGCACGACCACCGCGAGCAGCGAGCCGATGGTGCGCAGGCTCGCCCAGCCGGCCCCCTGGGCCTCGGTGACGGTGAAGACCAGCAGCAGCAGCGAAGCGGTGCCGGTGATCGCGCCGGCCACGTCGTAGCCGCCCTCGGAGCGCTCGTGCGGGTGCTTGGGCAGCAGCTTCAGCGCGAACACCAGCGCGATCAGTGCGACCGGGACGGGCATCAGGAAGGTCCAGCGCCAGCCCACCGAGGTGAGCAGGCCGCTGATCACCAGGCCGAGCGAGTAGCCGCTGGCCCCGCAGGTGGTGAAGATCGACAGCGCCTTGTTGCGGGCCGGGCCCTCGGGGAAGGTGGTGGTGATGATCGACAGGGCGGCGGGCGCGGTGAACGCGGCGCTGGCGCCCTTAAGGAAGCGGGCGGCGATCAGCAGCCCGCCGTCGCTGACCACGCCGCCCAGCAGCGAGGCGGCGGCGAAGACCGCGAGCGCGATCAGGAAGACCCGGCGGCGGCCCAGCAGGTCGGCGGCCCGGCCGCCGAGCAGCAACAGACCGCCGTAGCCCAGCACGTAGCCGGAGACCACCCACTGCAGTGCCGACGTGGAGAGCTTGAGGCTGGAGCCGATGGACGGCAGGGCGACGCCGACCATCGAGACGTCCAGGGCGTCCAGGAAGAGGGCGGCACAGAGAACGATCAGGGCGCCCCAGAGCTGGGGGCTCCATTGGAGCTGGTCGGACGGACGGTCAGATGTCTGGACAGTGCTGGCTGTTGGCGCACGGTGGCCTGCGGAGGTCATGGCCCAAACAGTACATGCATGTGCATTCAATGCAAGTAAATATAATGTGAACTCATATAGTGCTCATGCATGTGGTAGCATGCGGGTGTGTCAGTACAAGACCTGGCCGAGACGGCCGCCCTGGTCTCCGAGTGGCGTGACCTGCTGGCCCGTCATGCGGCGACAGCCTGTGCCCTGGACCGTGAGCTGGGCGAGCACTTCGGGCTCTGCATGAGCGACTTCGAGGTGCTGGAGCGCCTGGCCGAGGCCGCCGACCTGCTGCGGGTGCAGGAGCTGGCCGAGAAGGTCCATCTGAGCCAGAGTGCGCTCTCCCGCCTCATCGGCCGCCTGGAGAAGGCCGGCCTGGTCGAGCGGACCATGTGCGACCTGGACCGGCGCGGCATCTACGTCCGGCTCGCGCCGCTGGGCCAGGAGCGCTACGAGGCGGCCCGGCCGCTGCACCGCGAGGTGCTGGAGCGGATGCTGCTCAAGCGCCAACAGCCCAGCTGCGGCTGACTCCCGAGCCGCGCCGACCGCTGCTCCGCCACCTCCCGATCCGTACGAAGCCGCCCCGGTGGCGCGCCTCAGTGCAGCGCGCTGAGGCCCGGCAGCACCGCGAGCAGCAGCACGCTGCCCGGCGCCGCGAGTGCCGCCGCGGTCAGCCGCAGCCGGGTGAGCACGGGCAGCCGCGGCCGGCCGGCCAGCAGCCGGTCCACCCGGCGCGGCGCCTGGGCCAGCTGACCGGGGACCGGGCCGCCGGGGCAGGACGCGAAGACGCCGCGCCCCGCATTGATCTCGACCATCGCGTGCGCCGTGATCAGTCGCCCGTGCCGGCGGGCGGCCCGGTCGTCCGCGGCCAGCTCCACCAACTCGCCCACCTGGTCCCGGAACGCGCTGAACACCCCGACCCCGGGGAAGCCCGCCGCGAGCGCCTGCGCGCACTGCGCCAGCCAGTGGTGCCGGGCCCGGACGTGGCTGCGCTCGTGGCTCAGCACCGCCGCCAGCTCCCGGTCGGTCAGCCGGCTCAGCGCCCCGGTGGTGACCACCAGGCGGGACTGCGGTCCGGGCAGCGACCAGGCCTGCGGCTGGACGTTCTCCAGCACTACCAGGCGCTCGCGGCGGGCCGGAAGATCTCCGGCGGCGGCCGGCAACTCGGGTGCGCGGGTCGCGAGTTCGGCGTGCCGGTGGCCGCGCTCGGCGCGCGCCGAGCGGATCTCACGGGCCAGCGAGAGCGCGGTGCGCAGCCCGCCCAGCGCCAGCAGCGCCGCGCAGAACCGGCCCCAGCCTTCGGCCTCGCCCAGTCCGTACGCCGCCTCCACGCCGCGCGGCGCCCCGGCGAAGAGCAGGGTGCGCACCTCGGGCAGCGCGGCCGAGACGGCCAGCAGCAGGCTCAGCAGGCAGCAGAGCAGGACGGCGATCACCAGGCACTGCCACACCAGCAGCGCGAGCACCGGTTCACGCTCGGCCCAGCCGGCCCGGGTCAGCAGGAGTGGCCCGGCGGTGGCGAGCAGCACGCCGAGCAGCAGCAGGCCGAGCAGGGCCGTCATGGCAGTGGGTCCCCCCAGATGAAGGTGTGACCGGACACTGCGGCTCAATCTAGGCGCTCGGTGGACGGCGTGGAACGGCCGCTCCCCGGCAGTGACCAACGCCACGCGGGCGTACTGGTGAACGCCGGGCAACGCCGCCGGGTTCCCGCGCGGAGCAAGATTTCGGGCGCTCGCCGAGCACTCGCCGAGCACTCTCCAGGCGCTCGCCGAGCACTCGTCGGGTACTCAGAGCACCAGCAGCATCGCGAACATGCCCACGCCCATCGCGAGCCGGCAGGCCTGGGGCAGCGGGCCGCCGAGCACCACCCGCCCCGTCGTTCCGGTGGCGCCCGGCCGGACCGGCACCGTCAGCAGCCGGCTGCCCGCCCAGAGCGCGTAACAGCCGAAGTAGACCAGCAGCAGCCCGGTGACCGCGGGTCGGCCCATCGGCATCACCATCCCCGCGTGCTGCTGCGGTGCGCCGCCCATCGCCAGTGCCATGTAGGCCATCGCCGCCGCGCCGACCGCGTGGTGCAGTCGGTGGGCCCGCCGTCCGCCCGCCCCGCGGCCCGCCGCCGCGCCGAGCGAGCCCGCGCAGAGCAGGCCGAAGAGCGCGACCCAGAGCGCGGCCGGCAGCCGGTCGCCGAGCGCGATCATCGCGGCGGTGCCCAGGCCCATCGCGGCCTCCACCGCGTCCGAGCCGCGCCCGCCGCCAGGCGCGGTGCGGGGGGTGAGGTGCAGCCGGATCAGACAGATCCCGCCGGTGCCGGCGGTCAGCAGCGCCAGCAGCCAGCTGAGCACAGCCGGTCCGTACATGCCTCCCCCTCCGTCCCCGCCGCGTGCGCGCGCCAAGCGGAACGGGGGTACCGACCACGATCACCCACGGCCACGGGTGCGGAGCAGGGCGTGCACAGGGGCGCACTGAGGTGCGCCGGTGGCACTGGGTGGAGCCGCGCGCCGGGGGCGGGGCCGGGCAGGTCGGCGGGGCGGGCCGACGGTCGGACCCGGGCGGTCGGCACGGCCGACTGGACCTGTGCGCTGGCGATCGCGTCACAGGAGCGGAGAGAGTCGTTCCGGTCGGGCGCCCGCCCCCGGCGGGCCAATCCGGGCGTCCGGCCTGGGCGTTCAGCGGCCCGTCACCGGAAGGAAATCGGGCATCTACCCCATCGAGTGGAGATTCTCTCATCGAACCCCCCTTGAACAGGAGAACCTTTCGTCCTTATCGTGTCCTTGATTCAATAACTTCTGTCGAAGCAGGTCCCCGATGCAGAATCTCTCGTCGAAGCTCGCGGTGGCGGCCGACCGTCCGGCGGCGCCCCTCTCCGACCACCCCGCCTGGCAGCGGCTGAAGCAGACCGTCGAGGAGCTGCGCCCGCTGCAGTCCAAGGACGGCTCGATCGACCTGGCCGCGGTCCAGCGGCAGACCGTCGACCCGCTGCTGGCCACCGTGCTCGACGCGATCGCGGAGCTGGCACCGCTCTTCCCGCACGACGCGGCCTACCTGGAGGCCGTCCAGGCCGACCTGCGCAAGTGGGCCGACACCGGCTACCGCGAGCCCGACTTCCTGGACTCGCTGCTCGCCTTCCAGCCCGCCGCCGAGCGGGTGGACGGCCTGCAGCACCTGGTCGTGTTCCCGATGTACACCCAGAACGGCAACCCGGACCGCAACCTGGAGGCCGTCCTCCTCGAGGTGGTCTGGCCCGACTGGCTGGCCGAGCTGGAGCGCACCCGCTTCGACAACCCGATGTTCGTGCCGATCACCTTCGTCGACTTCACGGCGGGCTACGACACGAACTCCGCGGTGCTCTTCCCGGAGACCGTGGCCGTCCGCAAGGCCCCCGAGCGGTTCACCTGGGGCGGCATCTTCTGCGACCGCGAGGCCGCCCGGTTCCGCGCCGTGTCCACCTCGGCCGTGCGGCTGCTCGGCCTGGACATCCCCGCCGACGCCGCCGAGCTGATCGCCGACCAGGCCCGCTCGCAGCAGACCTTCGTCCTGTGGGACCTGGTGCACGACCGCACCCACAGCCACGGCGACCTGCCGTTCGACCCCTTCATGATCAAGCAGCGCAGCCCGTTCTGGATGTACGGGCTGGAGGAGCTGCGCTGCGACCTGACCGCCTTCAAGGAGGCCGTCCGGCTGGAGGCCGAGGGCTACCCGCAGGGCCGCGACGTCCAGTACGCGATCCTCTTCGACCGGATGTTCCGCTTCCCCGTCACCGGTGGCCGGGTCCGCAACTACGACGGCATGGGCGGCCAGCTGCTCTTCGCCTACCTGCACAAGCACGACGCGCTGCGCTGGCGCGACAACCGGCTGAGCATCGACTGGGACCGGGTCGCCGAGGTCACCAACGCCCTCTGCGGCGAGATCGAGGCGCTCTACCGGGCCGGCATCGACCGCCCCAAGACCGCCCACTGGATCGCCGCCTACGAGCTGGTCTCCCGCTACCTGACCCCGCACCCGGCCTCCACCTGGGCCAAGGGCCCCGAGGCGCTGCCGCTGGACCTGGACGGCAAGGCGCTGAACAAGGCGCTGTGCGACGCCGTCCACCCCGACGAGTTCCCGCTCAGCATGTTCTACGAGGCCCTGTCGAAGAAGCTCAGCGGCGTGATCGCCGCGACCACCGGCATCACCGGTGCCGGCGTGACGGAGGTGGCCGCGTGAGCGCCCTGCAGGACAAGGTGATCGCGGTCGCCGGTGCCAGCGGCCCGGCCGGCCAGGCGACCATGCGCCGGCTCGCGGCCGGCGGCGCCGTGGTGATCGGCGCGGACATCGACCAGCAGCGCCTCGACGGTGCGCTCGCCAAGGTGCGCGAATCCGTGCCCGGGGCGCGGGTCAGCGGCCAGGTCATCGACCTGCTCGACCCGCAGGAGGTGCACGACTGGGCCGACCACCTGGAGGCCGAGCACGGCCACGTCGACGGCCTGTTCCACCTGGTCGGCGGCTGGCGCGGCAGCAAGAGCTTCCACGACACCCGGATCGACGACTGGGACTTCCTGCACAACACGGTGGTCCGCACCCTGCAGCACACCTCGCTCGCCTTCCAGCCCGCGCTGCTTCGCAGCGAGGCCGGCCGGTACGCGATCGTCTCGGCCGCCGCCGCGCACAAGCCCACCGGTGGCGGCGCCGCCTACGCGGCGGCCAAGGCCGCCAGCGAGGCCTGGACGCTCGCCATGGCGCACTCCTTCCAGAAGGAGACCACCGCCGAGGACGGCGTGCCGACCGCCGCGGCTGTCATCCTGGTGATCAAGGCCCTGGTCAGCCCCGAGATGCGGGCCGAGAAGCCGGAGGCGAAGTTCGCCGGCTTCACCGACACCGCCGACCTGGCCGACAACCTCGCGGACCTCTGGGCCCGCCCCGCAGCAGAACTGAACGGACAGCACCTGTGGCTGACAGCCCGATGAGCACCACCCCGTCCGGGACCGACGCGATCCGCCGCCACGACCCCGCCGTGCGCGGGTTCGCCAGCGACAACTACGCCGGTGTCCACCCGGAGATCCTGGCCGCACTGGCGGTCGCCAACGGCGGCCACCAGGTCGCGTACGGCGAGGACCAGTACACCGAGCACCTGCAGACGGTCTTCAAGAAGCACTTCGGCGAGCAGACCGAGGCCTACCCGGTCTTCAACGGCACCGGCGCCAACGTGGTCGCGCTCCAGGCGCTGCTGCCGCGCTGGGGCGCGGTGATCGCCGCCGAGAGCGCGCACATCAACGTCGACGAGTGCGGCGCCCCGGAGAAGATGGCCGGGATCAAGCTGCACATCGTCCCCACTCCGGACGGCAAGCTCACCCCCGAGCTGATCGACCGGCAGGCCTACGGCTGGGACGACGAGCACCGGGCGGCCCCGCTCGCGGTCTCCATCACCCAGAGCACCGAGCTCGGCACCCTGTACACCGCCGAGGAGGTCCGGGCGATCTGCGAGCACGCGCACGAGCGCGGCATGCTCGTCCACATGGACGGCTCCCGGCTGGCCAACGCCGCCGCCTCGCTGGGCCGGCCCTTCCGCGAGTTCACCACCGACGCCGGGGTGGACGTGCTCTCCTTCGGCGGCACCAAGAACGGCCTGCTGCTCGGCGAGGCCGTGGTGGTGCTCAACCCGGAGAAGGTCCGGAACCTGAAGTACCTGCGCAAGATGTCGATGCAGCTCGCCTCGAAGATGCGCTTCGTCTCGGTGCAGTTCGAGGCGCTGCTCACCGGCGACCTCTGGCTGCGCAACGCCGGGCACGCCAACGCGATGGCCCAGCGCCTGGCCACGGCGGTCGGCGCGATCGACGGCGTCACCCTGGTCCGCCCGGTGCAGGCCAACGCCGTCTTCGCGATCCTGCCGCGCGAGGTCAGCGAGCGGCTGCAGAAGCGTTACCGCTTCTACTTCTGGGACGAGCAGACCGGCGAGGTGCGCTGGATGACCGCCTTCGACACCACCGAGGCGGACATCGACGCCTTCGCGGCGGCGATAGCGGAGGAGCTGGGCCGGGGCCTCTGAGTCCTTCCGCCCGCTGCTCGACTCCAGCCTTCGGCCGGCCGGGACACTGTCCCGGCCGGCCGAAGGCCTTTTCGTGCTGCCCGACCGCCGCTCGCGGCTCAGCGCGCGGGCAGCAGCGGCCAGACGTCCCGCTCGGCATCGGGCGCCCACACCACGTCCGCGTGGCCGTAGCCCGGCACCACCCGGTAGTCGACCCGCGCCCCGCCCGCGCGGATCAGCCGTGCGCCGAGGTCGTGATCGCCGCGCCCGAGTTCGGTGTTGATCCACACCACCTCGGCGCGGATCGCCGCCCAATCGATCCGGTACACCTCCTCGCGGCCACCCCACACGGCGGCGAGATCGCGCAGCAGGGCGGTCGGCTGCTCCCCGCTGCCGAGCCGGCCGACCGCCTCGGACCAGACGGCCAGCGGCGTGCGGTCCAGGGTGAAGCGGTCCTGCACCGCGGTGGCGCCGAACTCGAAGGAGCCGCTGCTGTGGCCGCGGTGGTAGATCCAGTTCGCCGGTCCCGGCAGCAGGTGGGTGCGGGTCAGCGCGTAGTGCAGCAGGGCGAGGTTGCCGAAGGCCGTGCCGGGGTGGCCCGGGCGGGGGAGCGGGCTGTCACCCGCGGGGTCGGCGGCGGCGCGGGCGAACAGGCCCTTGAGGCCGGGGTCGACCGTCCAGTGGCCCGCGGCGAGCTGCTCCTGGAGCGCATCGGTGAGCGCGCCGGCGCGGGCGGCGAGCTCGGGTTCGGTGGCCGGGTCGTAGGGCCCGGTGGTGTCGAGGACGAGGACGCGTCGGGGGTGGGCGTCGGGCTGGGCCGCCGTGTCCAGCGCCAGGGCGGCGCCGGCCGAGTGTCCGAGCAGGTCGTAGGGGAGGCCGAGCGCCTCGTCGACGGCGGCGAGCACCTGCCGCACGTCGCGGCGGTGGGCGGCGAGGCCCCACTCGGCACAGTGCGGGCCGGTGCTCTCCGTGGTCAGCGCGTCCTCGCGGGGCGTGATGCCGAGGACGAGGTGGCCGCGGGCGGCGAGGAATCCGGCCAGACCGCCGCCGTCCTGCGCGGTGCAGTAGCTCGCCCGGACATTGAGACCGCCGCCGGGGAGCAGGACGGCGACGCTGTGCGGTACCGCCGTCGCCGGATCGGTCACCAGGTCGACCACCAAGGGCGCGGTCGAGTCCGGCAGGACGAGCTGCCAGTGGCTGCTCCGGTTCGGTGTCGCCGCCCCGTCGATCGGGACCGCTTCGGCACCCAGCGCCGCACTCAACCTCTTGACCATGTCCATGGCCATTCCTCCCTCGGGTCGGCCCCCAGAATGCCGGACGAGGCGATTTGCTTGTGGCGGGCCGCTGCCCGTACAGTTCCGGAGTCGCGCCGAGAGGGGCGGCAGAGTGAAGTCGGGAAGATGAACTTCGGTAAATCGGAGTGAAACTGGTCTGATAAGCTCGAAACACGAAAGAACGAAGCGCCCGGAGAGCTTGCGAGAGCGGCTTGAAGGAAGCGTCCGTTCCTTGAGAACTCAACAGCGTGCCAAAAGTCAACGCCAGATATGTTGACATCCCCGGCCTTGGTCTTCGGACTGGGGTTGGAGATTCCTTTTGAAGTAAAACACTAGCGAGGACGCAGTGCGCGAGGCCACCCTATTCCGGTGGTTGTCGTGCCGCTCGACGCGGGTGTCGACCCGATTACGGGTAAACATTCACGGAGAGTTTGATCCTGGCTCAGGACGAACGCTGGCGGCGTGCTTAACACATGCAAGTCGAACGGTGAAGCCCTTCGGGGTGGATCAGTGGCGAACGGGTGAGTAACACGTGGGCAATCTGCCCTGCACTCTGGGACAAGCCCTGGAAACGGGGTCTAATACCGGATACGACCTTCCTCTGCATGGGGGTTGGTGGAAAGCTCCGGCGGTGCAGGATGAGCCCGCGGCCTATCAGCTTGTTGGTGGGGTAATGGCCTACCAAGGCGACGACGGGTAGCCGGCCTGAGAGGGCGACCGGCCACACTGGGACTGAGACACGGCCCAGACTCCTACGGGAGGCAGCAGTGGGGAATATTGCACAATGGGCGAAAGCCTGATGCAGCGACGCCGCGTGAGGGATGACGGCCTTCGGGTTGTAAACCTCTTTCAGCAGGGAAGAAGCGCAAGTGACGGTACCTGCAGAAGAAGCACCGGCTAACTACGTGCCAGCAGCCGCGGTAATACGTAGGGTGCGAGCGTTGTCCGGAATTATTGGGCGTAAAGAGCTCGTAGGCGGCCTGTCGCGTCGGATGTGAAAGCCCGGGGCTTAACCCCGGGTCTGCATTCGATACGGGCAGGCTAGAGTGTGGTAGGGGAGATCGGAATTCCTGGTGTAGCGGTGAAATGCGCAGATATCAGGAGGAACACCGGTGGCGAAGGCGGATCTCTGGGCCATTACTGACGCTGAGGAGCGAAAGCGTGGGGAGCGAACAGGATTAGATACCCTGGTAGTCCACGCCGTAAACGTTGGGAACTAGGTGTTGGCGACATTCCACGTCGTCGGTGCCGCAGCTAACGCATTAAGTTCCCCGCCTGGGGAGTACGGCCGCAAGGCTAAAACTCAAAGGAATTGACGGGGGCCCGCACAAGCAGCGGAGCATGTGGCTTAATTCGACGCAACGCGAAGAACCTTACCAAGGCTTGACATATACCGGAAACGGCTAGAGATAGTCGCCCCCTTGTGGTCGGTATACAGGTGGTGCATGGTTGTCGTCAGCTCGTGTCGTGAGATGTTGGGTTAAGTCCCGCAACGAGCGCAACCCTTGTTCTGTGTTGCCAGCATGCCTTTCGGGGTGATGGGGACTCACAGGAGACTGCCGGGGTCAACTCGGAGGAAGGTGGGGACGACGTCAAATCATCATGCCCCTTATGTCTTGGGCTGCACACGTGCTACAATGGTCGGTACAAAGGGCTGCGATACCGTGAGGTGGAGCGAATCCCAAAAAGCCGGCCTCAGTTCGGATTGGGGTCTGCAACTCGACCCCATGAAGTTGGAGTTGCTAGTAATCGCAGATCAGCATGCTGCGGTGAATACGTTCCCGGGCCTTGTACACACCGCCCGTCACGTCACGAAAGTCGGTAACACCCGAAGCCGGTGGCCTAACCCTTGGGAGGGAGCCGTCGAAGGTGGGACCAGCGATTGGGACGAAGTCGTAACAAGGTAGCCGTACCGGAAGGTGCGGCTGGATCACCTCCTTTCTAAGGAGCACATGGCCGGATGCGAGCGAATGTCTCGCACGGTTGCTCATGGGTGGAACGTTGACTATTCGGCACACAGGGTTGGTTGTTTCCTAGTACTGCTTCGGCGTGGAACGGTTACGGGTGATCTGGTGTGTCGGGCACGTTGTTGGGTCCTGAGGGAACGAGTAATCGTTGTCTCAGTGCCGGTCCCACGGACCGACCTGGTGTTTGCCGG from Kitasatospora sp. NBC_01250 includes these protein-coding regions:
- a CDS encoding TetR/AcrR family transcriptional regulator, whose protein sequence is MAPRGESVNEEMRLRSRRRLMRATVELVDQHGYAATTLADIAERAGLARGLVSYYFDGKRLLMQSATHRLMHLELAAALEALPSGASPQHRLATAIDAVLHLALNHPRVMRSHLALILDPDIGGFVQDPEQQQLGTILREVLADWGAGDPIAEHAVLRSALMGGCIGVLLPGAQTPLPPIRAALFARYSLAWELGCPPQPQAPAQPHWQPHEASE
- a CDS encoding MFS transporter, yielding MTSAGHRAPTASTVQTSDRPSDQLQWSPQLWGALIVLCAALFLDALDVSMVGVALPSIGSSLKLSTSALQWVVSGYVLGYGGLLLLGGRAADLLGRRRVFLIALAVFAAASLLGGVVSDGGLLIAARFLKGASAAFTAPAALSIITTTFPEGPARNKALSIFTTCGASGYSLGLVISGLLTSVGWRWTFLMPVPVALIALVFALKLLPKHPHERSEGGYDVAGAITGTASLLLLVFTVTEAQGAGWASLRTIGSLLAVVVLGAAFLLIEQRAAHPLVRLGIFRNGNVARANVAAFVLMGSYAGFQFIVALYLQRLLGWSALEMGFALLPAGALVALSSTRMGAIVDRYGTGRLLPLGSLAMVIGYALFLRLDTHSTFAALVLPTMVLLGIGFALFYPSANIAATNGVADEEQGLASGLVNTAMQIGNALVLAVTTAVITAGSHGGTSPQAQLDGYRPGLLLVTGVALISLVVTASGAVLDRRRTVTPPAVPDYDYGRVNAEAGAGRTLTEKV
- a CDS encoding MarR family transcriptional regulator; the encoded protein is MSVQDLAETAALVSEWRDLLARHAATACALDRELGEHFGLCMSDFEVLERLAEAADLLRVQELAEKVHLSQSALSRLIGRLEKAGLVERTMCDLDRRGIYVRLAPLGQERYEAARPLHREVLERMLLKRQQPSCG
- a CDS encoding M56 family metallopeptidase, which produces MTALLGLLLLGVLLATAGPLLLTRAGWAEREPVLALLVWQCLVIAVLLCCLLSLLLAVSAALPEVRTLLFAGAPRGVEAAYGLGEAEGWGRFCAALLALGGLRTALSLAREIRSARAERGHRHAELATRAPELPAAAGDLPARRERLVVLENVQPQAWSLPGPQSRLVVTTGALSRLTDRELAAVLSHERSHVRARHHWLAQCAQALAAGFPGVGVFSAFRDQVGELVELAADDRAARRHGRLITAHAMVEINAGRGVFASCPGGPVPGQLAQAPRRVDRLLAGRPRLPVLTRLRLTAAALAAPGSVLLLAVLPGLSALH
- a CDS encoding DUF5134 domain-containing protein, which encodes MYGPAVLSWLLALLTAGTGGICLIRLHLTPRTAPGGGRGSDAVEAAMGLGTAAMIALGDRLPAALWVALFGLLCAGSLGAAAGRGAGGRRAHRLHHAVGAAAMAYMALAMGGAPQQHAGMVMPMGRPAVTGLLLVYFGCYALWAGSRLLTVPVRPGATGTTGRVVLGGPLPQACRLAMGVGMFAMLLVL
- a CDS encoding DUF6421 family protein; translation: MQNLSSKLAVAADRPAAPLSDHPAWQRLKQTVEELRPLQSKDGSIDLAAVQRQTVDPLLATVLDAIAELAPLFPHDAAYLEAVQADLRKWADTGYREPDFLDSLLAFQPAAERVDGLQHLVVFPMYTQNGNPDRNLEAVLLEVVWPDWLAELERTRFDNPMFVPITFVDFTAGYDTNSAVLFPETVAVRKAPERFTWGGIFCDREAARFRAVSTSAVRLLGLDIPADAAELIADQARSQQTFVLWDLVHDRTHSHGDLPFDPFMIKQRSPFWMYGLEELRCDLTAFKEAVRLEAEGYPQGRDVQYAILFDRMFRFPVTGGRVRNYDGMGGQLLFAYLHKHDALRWRDNRLSIDWDRVAEVTNALCGEIEALYRAGIDRPKTAHWIAAYELVSRYLTPHPASTWAKGPEALPLDLDGKALNKALCDAVHPDEFPLSMFYEALSKKLSGVIAATTGITGAGVTEVAA
- a CDS encoding SDR family NAD(P)-dependent oxidoreductase, whose translation is MSALQDKVIAVAGASGPAGQATMRRLAAGGAVVIGADIDQQRLDGALAKVRESVPGARVSGQVIDLLDPQEVHDWADHLEAEHGHVDGLFHLVGGWRGSKSFHDTRIDDWDFLHNTVVRTLQHTSLAFQPALLRSEAGRYAIVSAAAAHKPTGGGAAYAAAKAASEAWTLAMAHSFQKETTAEDGVPTAAAVILVIKALVSPEMRAEKPEAKFAGFTDTADLADNLADLWARPAAELNGQHLWLTAR
- a CDS encoding threonine aldolase family protein yields the protein MSTTPSGTDAIRRHDPAVRGFASDNYAGVHPEILAALAVANGGHQVAYGEDQYTEHLQTVFKKHFGEQTEAYPVFNGTGANVVALQALLPRWGAVIAAESAHINVDECGAPEKMAGIKLHIVPTPDGKLTPELIDRQAYGWDDEHRAAPLAVSITQSTELGTLYTAEEVRAICEHAHERGMLVHMDGSRLANAAASLGRPFREFTTDAGVDVLSFGGTKNGLLLGEAVVVLNPEKVRNLKYLRKMSMQLASKMRFVSVQFEALLTGDLWLRNAGHANAMAQRLATAVGAIDGVTLVRPVQANAVFAILPREVSERLQKRYRFYFWDEQTGEVRWMTAFDTTEADIDAFAAAIAEELGRGL
- a CDS encoding alpha/beta hydrolase, translated to MDMVKRLSAALGAEAVPIDGAATPNRSSHWQLVLPDSTAPLVVDLVTDPATAVPHSVAVLLPGGGLNVRASYCTAQDGGGLAGFLAARGHLVLGITPREDALTTESTGPHCAEWGLAAHRRDVRQVLAAVDEALGLPYDLLGHSAGAALALDTAAQPDAHPRRVLVLDTTGPYDPATEPELAARAGALTDALQEQLAAGHWTVDPGLKGLFARAAADPAGDSPLPRPGHPGTAFGNLALLHYALTRTHLLPGPANWIYHRGHSSGSFEFGATAVQDRFTLDRTPLAVWSEAVGRLGSGEQPTALLRDLAAVWGGREEVYRIDWAAIRAEVVWINTELGRGDHDLGARLIRAGGARVDYRVVPGYGHADVVWAPDAERDVWPLLPAR